One Delphinus delphis chromosome 3, mDelDel1.2, whole genome shotgun sequence genomic region harbors:
- the APC gene encoding adenomatous polyposis coli protein isoform X1 produces the protein MAAASYDQLLKQVEALKMENSNLRQELEDNSNHLTKLETEASNMKEVLKQLQGSIEDEAMASSGQIDLLERLKELNLDSSNFPGVKLRSKMSLRSYGSREGSVSSRSGECSPVPMGSFPRRGFVNGSRENTGYLEELEKERSLLLADLDKEEKEKDWYYAQLQNLTKRIDSLPLTENFSLQTDMTRRQLEYEARQIRVAMEEQLGTCQDMEKRAQRRITRIQQIEKDILRIRQLLQSQATEAERSSQSKHEAGSHEAERQNESQGVAEINMATSGSGQGSTARIDHETASVLSSSSTHSAPRRLTSHLGTKVEMVYSLLSMLGTHDKDDMSRTLLAMSSSQDSCISMRQSGCLPLLIQLLHGNDKDSVLLGNSRGSKEARARASAALHNIIHSQPDDKRGRREIRVLHLLEQIRAYCETCWEWQEAHEQGMDQDKNPMPAPVEHQICPAVCVLMKLSFDEEHRHAMNELGRKATRGISSQELGQGLSGGLQAIAELLQVDCEMYGLTNDHYSITLRRYAGMALTNLTFGDVANKATLCSMKGCMRALVAQLKSESEDLQQVIASVLRNLSWRADVNSKKTLREVGSVKALMECALEVKKESTLKSVLSALWNLSAHCTENKADICAVDGALAFLVGTLTYRSQTNTLAIIESGGGILRNVSSLIATNEDHRQILRENNCLQTLLQHLKSHSLTIVSNACGTLWNLSARNPKDQEALWDMGAVSMLKNLIHSKHKMIAMGSAAALRNLMANRPAKYKDANIMSPGSSLPSLHVRKQKALEAELDAQHLSETFDNIDNLSPKASHRSKQRHKQNLYGDYVFDTNRHDDNRSDNFNTGNMTVLSPYLNTTVLPSSSSSRGSLDSSRSEKDRSLERERGISLVNYHPATENPGTSSKRGLQISTTAAQIAKVMEEVSAIHTSQEDRSSGSTPELHCGTDERNTLRRSSTAHTHANSYNFTKSENSNRTCPVPYAKVEYKRSSNDSLNSVSSSDGYGKRGQMKPSVESYSEDEESKFCSYGQYPADLAHKIHSANHMDDNDGELDTPINYSLKYSDEQLNSGRQSPSQNERWARPKHIIEDEIKQNEERQSRSQSTTYPVYPESTDDKHLKFQPHFGQQECVSPYRSRAANGSETNRVGSNHGINQNVNQSLCQEDDYEDDKPTNYSERYSEEEQHEEEERPTNYSIKYNEEKHHVDQPIDYSLKYTTDIPSSQKPAFSFSKNSSGQSAKTEHISSSSENTATPSSNAKRQNQLHHSSAQSRSGQTQKATSSSCKVPSINQETIQTYCVEDTPICFSRCSSLSSLSSAEDEIGCDQTTQEADSANTLQIAEIKESSGTRSTEDSVSEVPTVSQHVRTKSSRLQASGLSSESTRHKAVEFSSGAKSPSKSGAQTPKSPPEHYVQETPLMFSRCTSVSSLDSFESRSIASSVQSEPCSGMVSGIISPSDLPDSPGQTMPPSRSKTPPPPPPQSAQTKQEVPKNKAPSAEKRESGPKQAAVNAAVQRVQVLPDADALLHFATESTPDGFSCSSSLSALSLDEPFIQKDVELRIMPPVQENDNGNETENEQPEESNESQGKEAEKPTDSEKDLLDDSDDDDIEILEECIISAMPTKSSRKAKKPAQTSSKVPPPVARKPSQLPVYKLLPSQNRLQAQKHVSFTPGDDMPRVYCVEGTPINFSTATSLSDLTIESPPNELAAGEGVRAGTQSGEFEKRDTIPTEGRSTDEAQTGKASSVTIPELDDNKTEEGDILAECINSAMPKGKSHKPFRVKKIMDQVQQASMSSSGTNKNQLDGKKKKPTSPVKPIPQNTEYRTRVRKNTDSKNNLNAERNFSDNKDSKKQNLKNNSKDFNDKVPNNEDRVRGSFTFDSPHHYTPIEGTPYCFSRNDSLSSLDFDDDDVDLSREKAELRKGKESKESEAKVTNHTELTSNQQSANKTQAVPKHPINRGQPKPVLQKQSTFPQPSKDIPDRGAATDEKLQNFAIENTPVCFSRNSSLSSLSDIDQENNNNKENEPIKETEPPDSQGEPSKPQASGYAPKSFHVEDTPVCFSRNSSLSSLSIDSEDDLLQECISSAMPKKKKPSRLKADNEKHSPRNMGGILAEDLTLDLKDIQRPDSEHGLSPDSENFDWKAIQEGANSIVSSLHQAAAAACLSRQASSDSDSILSLKSGISLGSPFHLTPDQEEKPFASNKGPRILKPGEKSTLEAKKLESENKGIKGGKKVYRSLITGKIRSNSEVSSQMKQPLQTNMPSISRGRTMIHIPGVRNSSSSTSPVSKKGPPLKTPASKSPSEGQAATTSPRGAKPSVKSELSPVTRQASQTPGSNKGPSRSGSRDSTPSRPAQQPLSRPMQSPGRNSISPGRNGISPPNKLSQLPRTSSPSTASTKSSGSGKMSYTSPGRQMSQQNLTKQTGLSKNVSSIPRSESASKGLSQMSTSNGSNKKVELSRMSSTKSSGSESDRSERPVLVRQSTFIKEAPSPTLRRKLEESASFESLSPSSRPDSPSRSQAQTPILSPSLPDMSLSTHSSVQAGGWRKLPPNLSPTIEYNDGRPVKRHDIARSHSESPSRLPINRSGTWKREHSKHSSSLPRVSTWRRTGSSSSILSASSESSEKAKSEDEKHVNSTSGTKLTKENQVSTKGTWRKMKESEIYPTNSTSQTTSSGAANGAESKTLIYQMAPAVSKTEDVWVRIEDCPINNPRSGRSPTGNTPPVIDTVSEKGNPNTKDSKDHQGKQNVSNGSAPVRTMGLENRLNSFIQVDAPDQKGTEGKLGQSHPVPASETNESSIAERTPFSSSSSSKHSSPSGTVAARVSPFNYNPSPRKSSADSTSARPSQIPTPVNNNTKKRDSKSDNTESSGTQSPKRHSGSYLVTSV, from the exons GGTTCAACTGCACGAATAGATCACGAAACAGCCAGTGTTTTGAGTTCTAGCAGCACACATTCTGCTCCTCGAAGGCTGACAAGTCATCTGGGAACCAAG GTGGAAATGGTGTATTCATTGTTGTCAATGCTTGGTACTCATGATAAGGATGATATGTCGCGAACTTTGCTAGCTATGTCTAGCTCCCAAGACAGCTGTATATCCATGCGACAGTCTGGATGTCTTCCTCTCCTCATCCAGCTTTTACATGGCAATGACAAAGACTCTGTGTTGTTGGGAAATTCCCGGGGCAGTAAAGAGGCTCGGGCCAGGGCCAGTGCAGCACTCCACAACATCATTCACTCACAGCCTGATGACAAGAGAGGCAGGCGTGAAATCCGAGTCCTTCATCTTTTGGAACAGATACGAGCTTACTGTGAAACCTGTTGGGAGTGGCAGGAAGCCCATGAACAAGGCATGGACCAGGACAAAAATCCAA TGCCAGCTCCTGTTGAACATCAAATCTGTCCTGCTGTGTGTGTTCTAATGAAACTTTCGTTTGATGAGGAGCATAGACACGCGATGAATGAACTTG gTAGGAAGGCTACCCGGGGCATTTCATCACAGGAGCTAGGGCAGGGGCTTTCAG GGGGACTACAGGCCATTGCAGAATTATTGCAAGTGGACTGTGAAATGTATGGACTTACTAATGACCACTACAGTATTACCTTAAGACGATATGCAGGAATGGCTTTGACAAACTTGACTTTCGGAGATGTAGCCAACAAG GCTACACTATGCTCTATGAAAGGCTGCATGAGAGCACTTGTGGCCCAACTAAAATCTGAAAGTGAGGACTTACAGCAG GTTATTGCAAGTGTTTTGAGGAATCTGTCTTGGAGAGCAGATGTAAATAGTAAAAAGACTTTGCGTGAAGTTGGAAGTGTGAAAGCATTGATGGAATGTGCTTTGGAAGTGAAAAAG GAATCAACCCTCAAAAGCGTATTGAGTGCCTTATGGAATTTGTCAGCACACTGCACTGAGAATAAAGCTGATATATGTGCCGTAGATGGTGCGCTTGCATTTTTGGTTGGCACTCTCACTTACCGGAGCCAGACAAATACTTTAGCTATTATTGAAAGTGGAGGTGGGATATTACGGAATGTGTCCAGCTTGATAGCTACGAATGAGGACCACAG gcaAATCCTAAGAGAGAATAATTGCTTACAAACCTTATTACAACACTTGAAATCTCACAGTTTGACAATAGTCAGTAATGCATGCGGAACCTTGTGGAATCTCTCAGcaagaaatcctaaagatcaggAAGCATTATGGGACATGGGAGCAGTCAGCATGCTCAAGAACCTCATTCATTCAAAGCACAAGATGATTGCTATGGGAAGTGCTGCAGCTTTAAGGAATCTCATGGCAAATAGACCTGCAAAGTATAAGGATGCCAATATCATGTCTCCTGGTTCAAGCTTGCCTTCTCTTCATGTCAGGAAACAAAAAGCCCTAGAAGCAGAATTAGATGCTCAGCATTTATCAGAAACTTTTGACAATATTGACAATTTAAGTCCCAAGGCATCTCATCGTAGTAAGCAGAGACACAAGCAAAATCTCTATGGTGACTATGTTTTTGACACCAATCGACATGATGATAATAGGTCAGACAATTTTAATACTGGAAACATGACTGTCTTGTCACCATATTTAAATACTACAGTGTTGCCCAGCTCCTCTTCATCAAGGGGAAGTTTAGATAGTTCTCGTTCTGAGAAAGATAGAAGTTTGGAGAGAGAACGAGGTATTAGCCTAGTCAACTACCACCCAGCAACAGAAAATCCAGGAACCTCTTCGAAGCGAGGTTTGCAGATTTCTACCACTGCAGCCCAGATTGCCAAAGTCATGGAAGAAGTGTCAGCCATTCATACCTCCCAGGAAGACAGAAGTTCTGGGTCTACCCCGGAACTACATTGTGGGACAGATGAGAGGAATACACTAAGAAGAAGCTCTACCGCCCACACACATGCAAACTCTTACAACTTCACCAAGTCAGAAAACTCAAACAGGACATGTCCAGTGCCATATGCCAAAGTAGAATACAAGAGATCTTCAAATGATAGTTTAAATAGTGTCAGCAGTAGTGATGGTTATGGTAAAAGAGGTCAAATGAAACCTTCAGTTGAATCCTATTCTGAAGATGAGGAAAGTAAATTTTGCAGCTATGGTCAGTATCCAGCTGACCTAGCCCATAAAATACATAGTGCAAATCATATGGATGATAATGATGGAGAACTAGATACACCAATAAATTATAGTCTTAAATATTCTGATGAACAGTTGAACTCCGGAAGGCAAAGTCCTTCACAGAATGAAAGGTGGGCAAGACCCAAACATATAatagaagatgaaataaaacaaaatgaggaaAGACAATCAAGGAGTCAAAGCACAACTTATCCTGTATATCCTGAGAGCACTGATGATAAACACCTCAAGTTCCAGCCACATTTTGGACAGCAAGAATGTGTTTCCCCATATAGGTCAAGAGCAGCCAATGGTTCAGAAACAAATCGAGTAGGTTCTAATCATGGAATTAATCAAAATGTAAATCAGTCTTTGTGTCAGGAAGATGACTATGAAGATGATAAGCCAACCAACTATAGTGAACGTTACTCTGAGGAAGAGCAAcatgaggaagaagagagaccaACCAATTATAGcataaaatataatgaagaaaaacatcACGTGGACCAGCCTATTgattatagtttaaaatatacCACAGACATTCCTTCTTCACAGAAACCAGCATTTTCATTCTCAAAGAATTCATCTGGACAGAGCGCTAAAACTGAACACATCTCTTCAAGCAGTGAGAATACAGCCACACCTTCATCTAATGCCAAGAGGCAGAATCAGCTCCATCACAGTTCAGCACAGAGCAGGAGTGGTCAGACCCAAAAAGCCACCTCTTCCTCTTGCAAAGTTCCCTCTATCAACCAAGAAACAATACAGACTTACTGTGTAGAAGATACCCCAATATGCTTTTCAAGATGTAGTTCATTATCATCTTTGTCATCAGCTGAAGACGAAATAGGGTGTGATCAGACAACACAAGAAGCAGATTCTGCTAATACCCTACaaatagcagaaataaaagaaagcagtGGAACTAGATCAACTGAAGATTCTGTGAGTGAAGTTCCAACAGTATCACAGCACGTTAGAACCAAATCCAGCAGACTCCAGGCTTCTGGTTTATCTTCAGAATCAACCAGGCACAAAGCTGTTGAATTTTCTTCAGGGGCCAAATCTCCATCAAAGAGTGGTGCTCAGACACCTAAAAGTCCACCAGAGCACTACGTTCAGGAGACTCCACTCATGTTTAGCAGATGTACTTCTGTCAGTTCACTTGACAGTTTTGAGAGTCGTTCAATTGCCAGCTCCGTTCAGAGTGAACCCTGCAGTGGAATGGTGAGTGGCATTATAAGCCCCAGTGACCTTCCAGATAGCCCTGGACAAACCATGCCACCAAGCAGAAGTaaaacccctcctccccctcctcctcagtCAGCTCAGACTAAGCAAGAAGTACCTAAAAATAAAGCCCCTAGTGCTGAGAAGAGAGAAAGTGGCCCTAAGCAAGCTGCTGTAAATGCTGCAGTACAGAGGGTCCAGGTTCTTCCAGATGCTGATGCTTTGTTACATTTTGCCACAGAAAGTACTCCTGATGGATTTTCTTGTTCATCTAGCCTGAGTGCTCTGAGCCTCGATGAGCCATTTATTCAGAAAGATGTGGAATTAAGAATAATGCCTCCGGTTCAGGAAAATGACAATgggaatgaaacagaaaatgagCAGCCTGAAGAATCAAATGAAAGCcagggaaaagaggcagaaaaacccACTGATTCTGAAAAAGATCTATTAGATGATTCAGATGATGATGATATTGAAATACTAGAAGAGTGTATTATTTCTGCCATGCCAACAAAATCTTCACGCAAAGCCAAAAAGCCAGCCCAGACGTCTTCCAAAGTACCTCCACCTGTGGCAAGGAAACCAAGTCAACTGCCTGTGTACAAACTTCTGCCATCACAAAACAGATTACAAGCACAAAAGCATGTTAGTTTTACACCAGGAGATGATATGCCTCGGGTGTATTGTGTAGAAGGGACACCTATAAACTTTTCCACAGCTACATCTCTAAGTGATCTAACGATAGAATCCCCTCCAAATGAGTTAGCTGCTGGAGAAGGTGTTAGAGCAGGAACACAGTCAGGTGAATTTGAAAAACGAGACACCATTCCTACAGAAGGCAGAAGTACAGATGAGGCTCAAACAGGGAAAGCCTCATCTGTAACTATACCTGAACTGGATGACAATAAAACAGAAGAAGGCGATATTCTTGCAGAATGCATTAATTCTGCTATGCCCAAAGGAAAAAGTCACAAGCCTTTCCGTGTGAAAAAGATAATGGACCAGGTCCAACAAGCGTCTATGTCTTCATCTGGAACTAACAAAAATCAATTAGATGGTAAGAAGAAGAAACCTACTTCACCAGTAAAACCTATACCACAAAATACTGAATACAGGACACGTGTAAGAAAAAATACAGactcaaaaaataatttaaatgctgaaagaaatttCTCAGACAACAAAGattcaaagaaacagaacttgaaaaataattccaaGGACTTCAATGATAAGGTCCCAAATAATGAAGATCGAGTCAGAGGAAGTTTTACTTTTGATTCACCTCATCATTACACACCCATTGAAGGCACTCCGTACTGTTTTTCACGAAATGATTCTTTGAGTTCTCTagattttgatgatgatgatgtcgACCTTTCCAGGGAAAAGGCTGAATtaagaaaggggaaggaaagtaAGGAATCAGAAGCTAAAGTTACCAACCACACAGAACTAACCTCAAACCAACAATCAGCTAATAAGACACAAGCTGTTCCAAAACATCCAATAAATCGAGGTCAGCCTAAACCCGTGCTGCAGAAGCAATCCACTTTTCCCCAGCCCTCCAAAGATATACCAGACAGAGGGGCAGCAACAGATGAGAAATTACAGAATTTTGCTATTGAAAATACTCCGGTTTGCTTTTCCCGAAATTCCTCTCTAAGTTCTCTTAGTGACATTGatcaagaaaacaacaacaacaaggaaAATGAACCTATCAAAGAGACAGAGCCCCCTGACTCACAGGGAGAACCAAGTAAACCTCAGGCGTCAGGTTATGCTCCTAAATCATTTCACGTTGAAGATACCCCTGTTTGTTTCTCAAGAAACAGTTCTCTCAGTTCTCTCAGTATTGACTCTGAAGATGACCTGTTGCAGGAATGTATAAGTTCTGcaatgccaaaaaagaaaaagccttcaaGACTCAAGGCTGATAATGAAAAGCATAGTCCCAGAAATATGGGTGGCATATTAGCAGAAGATTTGACACTTGATTTGAAAGATATACAGAGACCAGATTCAGAACATGGTTTATCCCCTGATTCAGAAAATTTCGATTGGAAAGCTATTCAGGAAGGTGCAAATTCCATAGTAAGTAGTTTACATCAAGCTGCTGCTGCCGCATGTTTATCTAGACAAGCTTCGTCTGATTCAGATTCCATCCTTTCCCTGAAATCAGGAATCTCTCTGGGATCACCATTTCATCTTACACCTGATCAAGAGGAAAAACCCTTTGCAAGTAATAAAGGCCCACGGATTCTAAAACCTGGGGAGAAAAGTACATTGGAAGCTAAGAAATTAGAAtctgaaaataaaggaataaaaggagggaaaaaagtttATAGAAGTTTGATTACTGGAAAAATTCGATCTAATTCGGAAGTTTCAAGCCAAATGAAACAGCCCCTTCAAACAAACATGCCTTCAATCTCTCGAGGTAGGACAATGATTCATATTCCAGGAGTTCGGAATAGCTCTTCAAGTACAAGTCCGGTTTCTAAAAAAGGCCCACCCCTTAAGACTCCAGCCTCCAAAAGCCCTAGTGAAGGTCAGGCAGCTACCACTTCCCCCAGAGGAGCCAAGCCATCAGTGAAGTCAGAATTAAGCCCTGTTACGAGGCAGGCATCCCAGACACCTGGGTCAAATAAAGGGCCTTCTAGATCAGGATCTAGAGATTCCACTCCTTCAAGACCTGCCCAGCAGCCGTTAAGTAGACCTATGCAGTCTCCAGGGCGAAACTCAATTTCTCCTGGTAGAAATGGAATAAGTCCTCCCAACAAATTATCTCAGCTGCCAAGGACGTCATCCCCTAGTACTGCTTCAACTAAGTCCTCGGGTTCTGGGAAAATGTCTTACACATCTCCTGGCAGACAGATGAGCCAACAGAACCTCACCAAACAAACGGGTTTATCCAAGAATGTCAGTAGTATCCCAAGAAGTGAATCTGCCTCCAAAGGACTAAGTCAAATGAGTACTAGCAATGGATCCAATAAAAAGGTAGAACTTTCTAGAATGTCTTCAACTAAATCAAGCGGAAGTGAATCTGATAGGTCAGAGAGACCTGTATTAGTACGCCAGTCAACTTTCATCAAAGAAGCTCCAAGCCCAACCCTAAGGAGAAAATTGGAGGAATCCGCTTCATTTgaatctctttctccatcttctagACCAGATTCTCCCAGTAGGTCCCAGGCACAGACTCCAATTTTAAGTCCTTCCCTTCCTGATATGTCTCTGTCTACACATTCATCTGTTCAGGCTGGTGGATGGCGAAAACTCCCACCCAATCTCAGTCCCACCATAGAGTATAATGATGGAAGACCAGTAAAGCGCCATGACATAGCACGCTCTCATTCTGAAAGTCCTTCCAGACTTCCCATCAATAGGTCAGGAACCTGGAAACGTGAGCACAGCAAACACTCATCATCCCTTCCTCGAGTAAGCACTTGGAGGAGAACTGGAAGTTCATCCTCAATTCTTTCTGCTTCATCAGAATCTAGTGAAAAAGCAAAAAGTGAGGATGAAAAACATGTGAACTCTACTTCAGGAACCAAACTAACTAAAGAAAACCAAGTATCCACAAAAGGAacgtggagaaaaatgaaagaaagtgaaatttATCCCACCAATAGTACTTCTCAGACCACTTCCTCAGGTGCTGCAAATGGTGCTGAATCAAAGACTCTGATTTATCAAATGGCACCTGCTGTTTCTAAAACAGAGGATGTTTGGGTGAGAATTGAGGACTGCCCCATTAACAACCCTAGGTCTGGAAGATCTCCAACAGGAAATACTCCCCCAGTGATTGACACTGTTTCAGAAAAGGGAAACCCAAACACTAAAGATTCAAAAGATCATCAGGGGAAACAAAATGTGAGCAATGGTAGTGCTCCTGTACGCACCATGGGTTTGGAAAACCGCCTGAACTCCTTTATTCAGGTAGATGCCCCAGACCAGAAAGGAACTGAGGGAAAACTGGGACAAAGTCATCCTGTCCCTGCATCAGAGACTAATGAAAGTTCAATAGCTGAACGTACCCCATTTAGTTCTAGCAGCTCAAGCAAGCACAGTTCACCGAGTGGGACTGTTGCTGCCAGAGTGAGTCCTTTTAATTACAACCCAAGCCCAAGGAAAAGCAGCGCAGATAGCACTTCAGCCCGACCATCTCAGATCCCAACGCCAGTGAATAACAACACAAAGAAACGAGATTCAAAAAGTGACAATACAGAATCCAGTGGAACTCAAAGTCCTAAACGCCATTCTGGGTCTTACCTTGTGACATCTGTTTAA